The following proteins are co-located in the Lentibacillus sp. JNUCC-1 genome:
- a CDS encoding M23 family metallopeptidase, protein MTFAIVQLLFFQVILPAVLVVSLLMGKFKGKLDWVLQAIMLIVYTSWVFFSGRWDWTSYYLRYLWPLILIVVLYVGWRRIRTMPAAKYTGKDKGMFVFYIALALLFGSYHIGIFSGYSPDEEAVELEFPLKNGTYYVGHGGASTSINYHNAHPEQRYALDVVQLNKLGIRTSGMYPEELDKYAIYGAKLSSPCAGTIIEARNDMPDLTPPEANPEKPEGNFVQIRCDKEDVNVLIAHMQEGSVTVQENEGVETGQLLGYVGNSGNTSEPHLHIHAERNGEGVPIQFDGRFLVRNSLVWQ, encoded by the coding sequence TTGACATTTGCAATTGTGCAGCTGCTATTTTTTCAAGTGATTCTGCCAGCTGTGTTGGTTGTGTCTCTTTTAATGGGCAAGTTTAAAGGAAAACTCGATTGGGTGCTGCAGGCTATAATGCTTATAGTTTATACGTCATGGGTGTTTTTCTCCGGACGGTGGGATTGGACCAGTTATTATCTCAGGTATCTCTGGCCCTTGATTCTGATTGTTGTGCTTTATGTGGGCTGGCGTCGGATCAGGACAATGCCCGCCGCGAAATATACGGGTAAAGATAAAGGGATGTTTGTTTTTTACATTGCGTTAGCACTTTTATTCGGTTCTTATCATATTGGGATTTTCTCGGGATATTCCCCTGATGAAGAAGCGGTTGAGCTCGAGTTCCCATTAAAAAATGGCACGTATTATGTTGGACATGGCGGTGCTTCGACGAGCATTAATTATCATAATGCTCATCCTGAACAACGCTATGCATTGGATGTTGTGCAGTTAAATAAACTCGGAATCCGCACGTCAGGTATGTATCCAGAAGAACTTGACAAATATGCCATTTACGGCGCTAAGTTGTCCAGCCCGTGCGCTGGAACAATTATAGAAGCGCGTAACGATATGCCGGACTTGACACCGCCTGAAGCCAATCCTGAGAAGCCAGAAGGAAATTTTGTGCAGATCCGTTGTGACAAAGAAGATGTCAATGTCCTTATAGCTCATATGCAGGAAGGGAGTGTGACTGTTCAAGAAAACGAAGGGGTTGAAACAGGTCAGTTGCTGGGTTATGTCGGGAATTCAGGCAATACTTCTGAGCCCCACTTGCACATTCACGCAGAACGAAATGGTGAAGGTGTTCCAATTCAATTTGATGGACGATTTCTGGTACGGAACAGTTTGGTCTGGCAGTGA
- a CDS encoding GntR family transcriptional regulator: MRLLDMNGTKPIYIQIAEWIENEILNGQFKPHDKVHSQYTLADMFNINPATAAKGLNMLFEEDILYNKRGLGKFVTDQARDRVLEKRKNETLKRMLREVVSEAQHLQIDHKELIDMLQETIDDFKGEK; the protein is encoded by the coding sequence ATGCGCTTGCTTGATATGAATGGCACGAAACCCATTTACATACAAATTGCTGAGTGGATTGAAAATGAGATATTGAATGGGCAGTTTAAGCCGCATGATAAAGTCCACTCCCAATATACGCTCGCCGACATGTTTAACATCAACCCCGCCACTGCTGCCAAGGGGTTAAATATGTTATTTGAGGAAGACATTCTATACAACAAACGCGGTTTAGGAAAGTTCGTAACAGACCAGGCCCGAGACCGCGTTTTGGAGAAAAGAAAGAATGAAACATTAAAGCGGATGCTTCGCGAAGTTGTGTCTGAAGCTCAGCATCTGCAAATTGATCATAAAGAATTGATCGATATGCTTCAGGAAACAATTGATGATTTTAAGGGGGAGAAGTAA
- a CDS encoding ATP-binding cassette domain-containing protein — protein sequence MEAPIIQTKTLGKTFHSNYALWDLTIEIKPNTITGLIGRNGAGKTTLLKILAGFLKETSGEAMVFGKRPFTSLDVSANSILVDDHMVFPDALTLGELLKEGERFYHNWDMEFAQKLMTYFALPAKQKHKRLSKGKKTTFNIIFGLASRSPLTILDEPTTGMDASVRKDFYRLLLKDYLAHPRTIIVSSHYLNELDHMLEDVLLLDEGKKVLHLPIEELQEYAVRLTGPSAVLGQWLYDKTVHDKKQIATETMQAVVKRDFPIDQAEKMGIQVAPISPSDACIYLTAKAKGGIDDVFK from the coding sequence ATGGAGGCGCCAATTATACAGACAAAGACACTGGGAAAAACGTTTCATAGCAATTATGCACTTTGGGATTTAACGATTGAAATCAAGCCAAATACCATTACGGGCCTCATTGGGCGCAATGGAGCGGGTAAAACAACCCTGTTGAAAATCCTCGCGGGCTTCTTAAAAGAAACATCAGGAGAGGCTATGGTGTTTGGGAAACGGCCATTTACTAGTCTGGACGTCTCTGCAAACAGCATCTTAGTAGATGATCACATGGTCTTTCCTGATGCATTGACATTAGGTGAATTACTAAAAGAAGGCGAACGGTTTTATCATAACTGGGATATGGAATTTGCCCAGAAGCTGATGACTTACTTTGCCCTGCCTGCCAAACAAAAGCACAAGCGGCTGTCAAAAGGTAAGAAAACAACGTTCAATATTATTTTTGGGCTGGCGTCCCGTTCGCCTTTGACCATATTGGATGAGCCAACGACAGGGATGGATGCTTCGGTAAGGAAAGACTTCTACAGGCTGCTCTTAAAGGATTATCTCGCGCATCCGCGGACCATTATTGTATCAAGCCATTACTTAAATGAGCTGGACCATATGCTTGAAGATGTCCTTTTGCTTGATGAGGGGAAAAAGGTTCTCCACCTGCCCATAGAGGAGCTGCAGGAATATGCAGTGCGCCTGACAGGGCCGTCTGCTGTGCTTGGACAATGGTTGTATGATAAGACGGTGCATGATAAAAAACAGATCGCAACAGAGACAATGCAAGCGGTTGTCAAGCGTGACTTTCCGATAGATCAGGCTGAAAAAATGGGCATCCAAGTAGCCCCGATAAGCCCGAGTGATGCGTGTATATACCTGACAGCCAAAGCGAAAGGGGGAATTGATGATGTCTTCAAATAA
- a CDS encoding DNA-3-methyladenine glycosylase — protein MDLQPPFQPLPPEFYQQPTLELARSLVGHILVKDTEEGLTAGVIVETEAYLGEHDQAAHSFGKRRTKRTEIMFSEPGHVYTYTMHTHCLINVVAAEPGNPQAILIRAVEPVYGIELMQARRPVDKMKNLTNGPGKLTKAMGIEMSDYGRTFFQPPLIIAEGASVENIATGPRIGIDNSGPAKDYPYRFWIKDNPYRSR, from the coding sequence ATGGATTTGCAGCCACCTTTTCAACCATTGCCGCCGGAATTTTACCAACAACCGACGTTAGAACTGGCTCGGTCACTGGTCGGACATATCCTTGTGAAAGATACCGAGGAAGGCCTAACCGCTGGTGTTATCGTGGAAACAGAAGCATACTTAGGTGAGCATGACCAGGCTGCACATAGCTTCGGCAAACGCCGGACAAAGCGGACAGAAATCATGTTCAGCGAACCCGGGCATGTGTACACCTACACCATGCACACCCACTGCCTCATTAATGTGGTCGCCGCCGAACCCGGCAACCCCCAGGCCATCCTGATCCGGGCAGTAGAGCCAGTGTACGGCATCGAATTGATGCAGGCCCGTCGTCCTGTTGATAAAATGAAAAATCTCACCAACGGGCCAGGCAAGCTCACAAAAGCCATGGGTATTGAGATGAGTGACTATGGCCGGACATTTTTCCAGCCGCCACTCATCATTGCGGAGGGGGCGTCTGTTGAAAACATCGCAACAGGCCCACGCATTGGCATAGACAACTCCGGGCCCGCGAAGGATTACCCGTATAGATTTTGGATAAAGGACAACCCTTACCGGTCGAGGTAG
- a CDS encoding YaiI/YqxD family protein — protein MMIFVDADASPVNNIVIEEAQKEGLPVKLVKSINHFSHDEKQPGVETIYVDAGADAADYRITGLVARGDIVITQDYGLASLCLAKGCYVLHHKGFAYTADNIDRLLTMRHAGAKARRAGYKTKGPKALTDEDKNTFRRLLVQTIKRADQREE, from the coding sequence GTGATGATTTTTGTGGATGCTGATGCAAGTCCAGTTAATAATATAGTAATAGAAGAAGCTCAAAAGGAAGGTTTACCTGTAAAGCTCGTGAAAAGTATTAACCATTTTTCACATGATGAGAAACAGCCTGGTGTTGAAACAATCTATGTCGATGCTGGAGCAGATGCCGCAGATTACCGAATTACGGGGCTCGTTGCGCGGGGGGATATTGTCATAACACAAGATTACGGACTCGCCAGTCTATGTTTGGCAAAAGGCTGCTACGTCCTGCATCATAAGGGTTTTGCTTATACGGCTGATAATATTGACCGCCTCCTGACCATGCGTCATGCTGGTGCCAAAGCACGCCGCGCTGGTTATAAAACGAAAGGTCCTAAGGCGCTTACTGATGAGGACAAGAATACTTTTCGAAGGCTGTTGGTCCAAACGATTAAACGCGCCGATCAACGGGAAGAGTGA
- a CDS encoding DUF2512 family protein codes for MNHLKILGIKFIAISVLVLSIFGMTNATTIPNLLLISLIMTVTTYVIGDVLILRTAGNLTATLSDFALLFVGLWLLGNYSIGTDQPIMALSLTAAFFISFVEPFIHRMILEQTEEKTTATTPAWTGQLQTEFSEELDPGEQEPSDDNN; via the coding sequence ATGAATCATTTAAAAATACTTGGAATTAAATTTATTGCAATTTCAGTATTGGTGCTTTCAATCTTTGGGATGACAAACGCGACGACGATTCCTAATTTGCTGCTGATCAGTCTTATTATGACTGTAACGACATATGTCATTGGAGACGTGCTCATTTTGAGAACAGCGGGCAATCTTACAGCAACCCTGAGCGATTTCGCCTTACTGTTTGTCGGGTTGTGGCTGCTTGGGAATTATTCGATTGGGACAGACCAGCCAATTATGGCACTTTCACTAACGGCAGCATTTTTCATATCGTTCGTGGAACCTTTTATTCATCGGATGATTTTAGAACAAACAGAGGAGAAGACTACCGCGACCACACCAGCATGGACTGGTCAACTTCAAACGGAATTTTCGGAAGAACTGGACCCAGGCGAACAAGAACCATCAGATGATAACAATTGA
- a CDS encoding RNA-guided endonuclease InsQ/TnpB family protein codes for MPTISLKVELLKPTIEKQNVYQTMTQTNTDFANWLLTYDDLNKATSKVFKLFSSNKQLPSAVVNQTIRDVKSQKRHQKAKKYKRLWCAFNNQNAKIEYDRLYKISFPTLEKRIGVPLVVRPFQQKWLDKILNGEAKQGTVDLFKKRGRWFVTIAISYDVEKTTNEKVLGIDLGLKNIATCSVGTKSLFFKGNQIAFKRRRFSSRRRQLGKLKKLQAIKKSKDKESLWMREMNHTISRRIIRFARSNGVGLIRMEDLTGIRMAKSKKEAGRNLNNWSFHQLQTFIQYKAEMAGITVEYVVPNYTSQTCKCGNCDKQNRNGLRFKCKKCSYKNHADLNASINIAKALSGISKHKQVI; via the coding sequence GTGCCAACAATTTCTCTGAAAGTAGAATTGCTAAAGCCGACAATAGAAAAACAAAATGTGTATCAAACAATGACACAAACAAACACGGATTTCGCTAATTGGCTTTTAACTTATGACGATCTGAACAAAGCGACATCCAAAGTATTCAAGCTGTTCTCATCCAACAAACAACTGCCCTCAGCAGTTGTTAATCAAACGATTCGGGACGTGAAAAGTCAAAAGAGACACCAAAAAGCGAAAAAATATAAACGGCTCTGGTGTGCTTTCAATAACCAAAACGCCAAAATAGAATATGACAGGCTTTATAAAATCAGCTTCCCGACACTTGAAAAACGTATCGGCGTGCCTTTGGTCGTCCGACCGTTTCAGCAAAAATGGCTCGATAAGATTTTAAACGGTGAAGCCAAACAAGGTACGGTTGACCTTTTTAAAAAGAGAGGCCGCTGGTTTGTGACAATTGCCATTTCCTATGACGTAGAAAAAACGACCAATGAGAAGGTATTGGGTATTGACCTTGGGTTGAAAAACATCGCCACATGCAGTGTCGGCACGAAAAGTTTATTTTTTAAAGGCAATCAAATAGCCTTCAAAAGAAGAAGATTTTCTTCAAGAAGACGCCAGCTGGGCAAGCTGAAAAAACTTCAAGCTATCAAAAAATCAAAAGATAAAGAGTCCCTTTGGATGAGAGAAATGAATCATACCATATCCCGTCGAATCATACGGTTTGCCAGGTCCAACGGTGTTGGACTGATCAGAATGGAAGATTTGACAGGTATTCGCATGGCTAAATCAAAAAAAGAAGCAGGCAGAAACCTAAACAATTGGAGTTTCCATCAGCTTCAGACATTCATTCAGTATAAAGCAGAAATGGCAGGCATCACGGTTGAATATGTCGTGCCAAATTATACATCGCAAACATGTAAATGCGGAAATTGTGACAAGCAAAACCGCAATGGTTTGAGGTTCAAATGTAAAAAGTGCAGCTATAAAAACCACGCGGATTTAAATGCAAGCATCAATATCGCAAAAGCCCTGTCAGGCATCTCCAAACATAAACAAGTTATATAA
- a CDS encoding DMT family transporter, with protein sequence MNQRATLLAGLVIVIWASSFAGVKASLLGGYTPAHLVLVRFLVASALFMLYALLPGVHLKLPRKKDLLRIGVLGFLGITVYHSALTFGVQTITAGSASLIVGSAPIFTAIIASIALRERMELFSWIGLGVGFSGLLLITFGSSQSAFSLSGGTLIVLVGTIATSFFFVFQKPLFKRYKPIELTAYFTWAGTLPMLVFMPGLGGNLMEATTGAHIAALFVGIFPAAIAYAMWATALSYGNAGPVTAMMYLEPAIAILIAWIWLDEWPSVLSLTGGAIAISSVFIVNFFGRKRYGKRGNAK encoded by the coding sequence ATGAACCAACGTGCAACACTTCTTGCAGGACTTGTGATCGTGATCTGGGCTTCGTCTTTTGCCGGTGTAAAAGCAAGCCTGCTTGGCGGATACACACCGGCCCATTTGGTGCTCGTCCGTTTTCTGGTTGCATCAGCTCTTTTTATGCTGTATGCCCTACTGCCAGGTGTTCATTTAAAACTTCCACGAAAAAAAGATTTACTTCGAATTGGTGTGCTTGGATTTTTGGGCATTACGGTTTATCACTCTGCATTAACGTTTGGTGTCCAGACCATCACAGCAGGCAGTGCCAGTTTGATCGTTGGTTCTGCCCCCATCTTCACTGCCATCATTGCCTCCATCGCTCTCAGAGAACGGATGGAATTATTCAGCTGGATTGGGTTAGGTGTCGGGTTTTCTGGCCTTTTGCTTATTACATTTGGATCATCACAATCAGCGTTCTCCCTTTCAGGAGGAACGCTGATTGTCCTTGTAGGCACGATCGCAACCTCTTTTTTCTTTGTGTTCCAAAAACCGTTATTCAAACGTTACAAACCGATTGAACTGACGGCTTATTTCACGTGGGCCGGAACCCTGCCAATGCTTGTATTTATGCCCGGACTCGGCGGTAATCTCATGGAAGCGACGACTGGTGCTCACATAGCAGCCTTGTTTGTGGGGATATTCCCTGCCGCTATTGCATACGCCATGTGGGCCACGGCCCTATCATACGGCAATGCCGGCCCGGTTACTGCAATGATGTATCTGGAACCTGCCATTGCCATTCTAATTGCCTGGATATGGCTGGATGAATGGCCGAGTGTGCTTTCATTAACTGGCGGCGCCATAGCAATTTCAAGCGTCTTTATCGTGAACTTTTTCGGGAGAAAGCGGTATGGAAAGAGAGGGAATGCCAAGTGA
- a CDS encoding AI-2E family transporter: MNTKTFSRFMKFMGGRDLAYGLLILILLGITIYIYNKVSFIFHPLIVIFSTIVPPVILAFIAYYLINPIVNLLEKAHIKRVWGILIIILGISGLLTGVILLSAPAIDEQVTDLAQKFPKYITKMADDFQKWVNHSFLGPYYDQGYEWVTSHLSDLPSKITTYLGGAVEGIRNVASTLTHIVVAIVTFPFILFFLLKDGDRFKQYCINILPPKYRNDLNQILNNMDVQVGSYIQGQIIVATCIGVLLFIGYLVIGLEFALTLAIIAAVTSVVPYLGPMIAISPAVIIAIVDSPFMLLKLAIVWAAVQFLEGHFISPNIMGRTMKIHPLTIIIVLLVAGNLFGLVGVILGIPGYAIVKVIVQYLYGKFKRRYNRFYGDEYGEYEIKGDHNA, encoded by the coding sequence ATGAACACAAAAACATTCAGTCGCTTTATGAAATTCATGGGTGGCCGTGATTTAGCTTATGGATTGCTCATACTAATATTACTTGGCATTACAATCTATATTTACAATAAAGTATCGTTTATCTTCCATCCATTAATTGTTATCTTTTCGACGATCGTACCGCCAGTTATTCTGGCATTTATTGCTTACTACTTAATTAATCCTATTGTTAATCTGTTGGAAAAAGCGCATATTAAGCGCGTATGGGGCATTCTTATCATTATTCTCGGTATCAGCGGACTTTTAACAGGGGTCATTTTACTCTCGGCGCCTGCCATTGATGAGCAGGTAACAGACCTGGCACAGAAATTTCCTAAGTACATTACAAAGATGGCCGATGATTTTCAAAAATGGGTGAACCATTCGTTTCTTGGTCCGTATTATGATCAAGGCTATGAATGGGTGACCAGTCATTTAAGTGATCTTCCTTCTAAAATTACGACCTATTTGGGCGGCGCCGTCGAAGGGATCCGCAACGTGGCCAGCACCTTGACCCACATTGTTGTGGCGATAGTGACGTTCCCATTTATTCTATTTTTCCTGCTGAAAGATGGGGACCGATTCAAGCAATATTGCATTAATATTTTGCCGCCAAAATACAGAAATGATTTGAATCAGATTTTGAACAATATGGACGTGCAGGTCGGATCTTATATTCAGGGCCAGATTATTGTAGCGACTTGTATCGGTGTGCTTTTGTTCATCGGGTATTTGGTTATCGGACTTGAGTTTGCTCTGACGCTTGCCATAATTGCAGCTGTTACCAGTGTTGTCCCATATCTAGGACCTATGATTGCGATTTCGCCTGCTGTGATTATTGCGATTGTGGACTCACCATTTATGCTTTTAAAGCTTGCGATCGTGTGGGCAGCTGTTCAATTTCTTGAGGGTCATTTTATTTCGCCGAATATTATGGGCCGCACAATGAAGATCCACCCATTGACGATCATTATCGTACTGCTGGTTGCGGGGAATTTGTTCGGACTTGTTGGGGTGATTCTCGGGATCCCGGGCTATGCGATTGTTAAAGTGATCGTGCAATATTTGTACGGGAAATTCAAGAGACGGTACAACCGCTTTTACGGTGACGAGTATGGAGAGTATGAAATTAAGGGAGATCATAACGCCTAA
- a CDS encoding GGDEF domain-containing protein produces the protein MPTSEQHLTPERRKAFEESLNVNQIREVKGKDLTTFRYVPYASEFDKGTTQQKAIEIIYNHDELNQTLLHFKRVFLIQLLSVVVVSILLSYLIVKWVSTPMHLAFHDELTGLRNRAAFADYNRKGNVSKNEMTAFIMMDLDNFKQVNDYLGHDEGDRMLREVARIINENLTAKDQAFRFGGDEFLIVVIDTNRSGAHEVADKIAHDVQRLIAENQAWANLHISASLGLSFAPDDGTNVEQLCKKADIAMYQSKYATKHQV, from the coding sequence ATGCCAACTTCCGAGCAGCATCTGACCCCGGAGAGACGCAAAGCTTTTGAAGAAAGCCTTAATGTCAATCAAATTAGAGAGGTAAAAGGGAAAGACCTTACGACATTCAGATATGTCCCATATGCTTCAGAATTCGATAAAGGCACGACGCAACAAAAAGCGATTGAAATTATATACAACCATGATGAACTAAATCAAACGCTGCTTCACTTTAAACGGGTTTTCCTAATCCAATTGCTTAGTGTGGTGGTTGTAAGCATATTGTTGTCTTATTTAATTGTCAAATGGGTATCGACTCCCATGCATCTGGCGTTTCACGATGAATTGACAGGGCTCCGAAACCGGGCGGCATTTGCCGATTATAACCGGAAAGGCAATGTAAGCAAGAATGAGATGACAGCATTTATAATGATGGACCTAGATAACTTTAAACAAGTCAATGATTATTTGGGCCATGATGAAGGTGACCGAATGCTACGGGAGGTCGCCCGGATTATTAACGAGAATCTGACTGCAAAAGACCAGGCATTCCGGTTTGGAGGCGATGAATTTTTGATTGTGGTGATAGACACAAATCGCTCTGGCGCTCATGAAGTTGCCGATAAGATAGCTCATGACGTTCAGCGACTTATTGCCGAAAATCAAGCATGGGCGAACCTGCACATCTCTGCCAGCCTCGGCCTATCATTTGCTCCCGACGACGGCACAAACGTCGAACAGCTATGCAAAAAAGCCGACATCGCCATGTATCAATCCAAATACGCCACAAAGCACCAAGTTTAA
- the csaA gene encoding chaperone CsaA, whose amino-acid sequence MATIEDFMELDMRIGTVIEAEPFPEARKPAIKLKVDFGPELGIKQSSAQITKRYEPKDLIGRQVAAVVNFPPMRIAGYKSEVLVVGGTPGKDDVVLLRPDDPVENGTKIS is encoded by the coding sequence ATGGCAACAATAGAAGATTTTATGGAGCTGGACATGCGAATCGGCACAGTGATCGAGGCTGAACCATTTCCTGAAGCGCGAAAACCTGCTATTAAATTAAAGGTGGATTTCGGTCCTGAACTGGGTATTAAGCAATCTTCTGCCCAGATTACGAAAAGGTACGAGCCCAAAGACCTCATTGGGCGGCAAGTGGCAGCGGTGGTAAACTTCCCACCTATGAGGATTGCTGGGTACAAATCCGAAGTACTGGTTGTTGGCGGCACCCCTGGAAAAGATGACGTGGTCTTGTTAAGGCCTGATGATCCAGTTGAAAATGGCACCAAAATTTCTTAA
- a CDS encoding squalene/phytoene synthase family protein yields the protein MLKKDKELQKDAMNMLKLTSRTFYIPITLLKPVLKNTVGSAYLCMRAIDEIEDHEDLDNDTKARLLDETQVLLDQPQFDEKAYRNLLKPYEHILPEVSLRLADWLTVCPPEIVGKVKSSTSEMATGMAKWARQDWDIKTREDLDDYTYYVAGLVGVMLSDIWEWYDDTKTDRDLAIGYGRGLQAVNILRNQDEDYAERGVRFIPEGWGRDEVFAYAENNLALADEYMKAIKTRNIMLFCKIPLALAKKTLDAMRSGREKMSRQEVESTVDHIIEEKN from the coding sequence ATGTTGAAGAAAGATAAAGAATTGCAAAAAGACGCTATGAATATGCTTAAATTGACCAGCAGGACATTTTACATACCAATTACATTGCTGAAACCTGTTTTGAAAAACACTGTCGGATCAGCTTACCTTTGCATGCGCGCAATCGATGAAATTGAAGACCATGAAGATCTTGATAATGACACAAAAGCACGTTTGCTGGATGAAACACAAGTCCTTCTCGATCAGCCGCAATTCGACGAAAAAGCATATCGTAACCTACTCAAACCATATGAACATATATTGCCCGAAGTATCTCTCAGACTTGCAGACTGGCTGACTGTATGTCCGCCGGAAATCGTGGGTAAGGTGAAATCTTCCACGAGTGAAATGGCGACGGGTATGGCCAAGTGGGCACGCCAGGACTGGGACATCAAGACAAGAGAAGACTTGGATGATTATACTTATTATGTGGCTGGACTTGTTGGTGTCATGCTATCGGACATCTGGGAATGGTATGATGACACGAAAACTGACCGTGACTTGGCCATTGGCTATGGTCGTGGGCTTCAAGCGGTGAACATTCTGAGAAACCAGGATGAGGATTATGCTGAACGAGGTGTCCGGTTTATCCCTGAAGGCTGGGGACGTGATGAGGTGTTCGCCTATGCTGAAAACAACCTTGCACTGGCTGATGAGTATATGAAAGCTATTAAGACACGCAACATTATGTTATTCTGTAAAATCCCTCTGGCACTGGCCAAAAAAACACTTGACGCTATGCGTAGCGGTCGAGAGAAAATGAGCCGTCAAGAAGTTGAATCTACCGTTGATCATATTATTGAAGAGAAAAATTAG
- a CDS encoding DUF4064 domain-containing protein: MKRTAEVILSIVGAVVYAGLAIVGIFIRMIGSNEDIKNDVTSEMINEDPTMSAQEVNDLLDVVGGLGWYVIVVSIIAIILGIVAMFMLKGNKMPKAAGIILIVTAVISTIATAFMGLFCALFYLIAGIMALVRKPPRTVEM; the protein is encoded by the coding sequence ATGAAGAGAACAGCGGAAGTCATTCTGAGTATTGTGGGGGCTGTTGTTTATGCTGGCCTTGCAATTGTAGGAATATTCATTCGCATGATCGGAAGTAATGAAGACATAAAAAATGACGTTACTTCTGAAATGATCAATGAAGATCCAACGATGTCTGCTCAAGAGGTTAATGACCTTCTGGACGTTGTAGGCGGCTTGGGCTGGTACGTCATTGTCGTATCGATTATCGCAATTATTTTAGGGATTGTGGCGATGTTTATGCTCAAGGGCAATAAGATGCCGAAAGCAGCCGGGATTATTCTCATTGTAACAGCCGTAATAAGTACAATCGCGACAGCATTCATGGGATTATTCTGTGCACTTTTCTATCTGATTGCCGGTATTATGGCACTGGTCAGAAAGCCGCCACGTACAGTGGAAATGTAA
- a CDS encoding YhdT family protein, whose amino-acid sequence MENPKQTIDQRFEIANKEALIGVGLVLFNFIWWYGFAYGLGDASPEEYSYILGLPEWFFYSCVIGFVVMVLLVTIVVKGFFTDMPLEDEEDPSE is encoded by the coding sequence ATGGAAAATCCAAAACAAACGATTGATCAACGCTTTGAAATCGCCAATAAAGAAGCGCTGATCGGCGTTGGACTTGTTTTATTCAATTTTATTTGGTGGTATGGTTTTGCATATGGCCTGGGAGATGCGTCACCTGAAGAGTATTCATACATATTGGGTCTTCCAGAGTGGTTCTTTTACAGCTGTGTGATCGGTTTTGTTGTTATGGTCTTGCTTGTGACCATTGTTGTAAAAGGGTTTTTCACCGATATGCCGCTTGAAGATGAGGAGGATCCGTCCGAATGA